Sequence from the Paludisphaera rhizosphaerae genome:
GTCAGTGCCGGAGACAGGACTTGAACCTGCACGGGCATGGTTAGCCCACTAGCCCCTCAAGGTACTTTTTGCACGCATGGGTTGCCATGGAGTTGCGATGGAAATACGAGGCGCAACCCTTGGATAACATGGGGTTACGGTAAAACCACGGGGGGATTGACGGGGGATTGCCGAAGGGTTGAAATGGCCATCGTCGGTGTAAGTCCGGTGTAAGTCGCACCTGGTTACACCCGAACGAGGGGCCGCCCCATGAAGTGCTTCGTCCGCGTCGTGAACGGCAACTACCACGTCGGTTTCGAGTATGCCGGGAAGCAATACACCCACTCCCTCAGGACGAAGTCGAAGAAGGAAGCCGACGTCCGGGTCGGGGTGATTCGGGACACGCTGTACCGACTCGAGTCGGGAACCTTGGAGATCCCACCAGGGGCCGACGTGAAGTCCTTCGTGGTGGCCGGCGGCAAGATCGTGGAAGCCCCGAAGCCCATCGAGTCGATCACCCTGGAACGGCTGCGGGACGAGTATTCCGACGCCCGGATTGGGGTCGAGTCGAATACCCGGAAGACGATCAGGATCCACCTGAACCACGTCGCAAAGATCCTGGGCGCGTCGACTTCCTTGCGGACCCTCGGTCTCGTCGACGTCGAGCGGTATGCGAAACTCCGGTTGCGCAAGAAACGCAACGGGAAGCCGACCAGCGGCTACACCACGAAGAAGGAATTGCGGACCCTCAAGCTGGCCTGGTCCTGGGCGGCCGAGAGGGGGCTGGCGCAGCCTCCCGACTGGGAGGTGGGGTCGATTTCGCTGCCGAAGGATCGTGGGCGAGAGCCGTTCCGGACGTTCGATCAGATCGCCAAGATCCTGTCCCGTGGGGGCGTCTCACCTGAGGAAGAGGACCGCCTCTGGGAGACGCTGTACTGCGACTCGCGGCAAGTTGGCGAGCTACTCGACTACGTAGAGGCGACCGCGCCGTCCCCCTGGATCGTCGCCATGGTCGCTTTCGTCGCGCTCACGGGTTGCCGACGATCGGAGATGTGCCGGTCGCGACTGGAAGACTGGGACCTGGAGGCCGGGACGGTTCGGATTCGAGAAAAGAAGAGGGACACCAGCCGAGACGTGACCTTCCGGGAGATTGACGTCCACCCGAGATTGAAGCAGATCGTGGCGACTTGGTTCGCAGCCCACCCTGGGGGCCCCTGGGCGATCTCCCAAGACGGGACGGAACTCAACGTCGACCAGGCCACGGACCATCTGGCCCGGCTCCTCCGAGACGACCCCCGTTGGTCGAAGATCCGAGGGTTTCACACGCTTCGCCACAGCGTCGCATCGATCCTGGCGTCGAAGGGCGTCGACCAGCGCTACATCGACCGCGTCCTCGGCCACCAGACCGAGGCGATGAGGCGCAGGTATCAGCACCTAATGCCGCGCGGAGTCAAGGCTGCGATCGACGAACTTCTGTAGATTTGGAATGGCAGGGGAGCAAGCCGTGGGAGCGGTACCGGTCGAGTTCCTCCCGTGCGATCTTCCAGCCGCGGGAACGCCCGTGCCCGCTCTCCATCTTCTCGGCCGAGACCCTCCCAGTGAGGCACCACTCGCGAACCTGAAATTCGCTCCGGCCGACGATCGCGGCGACCTCCCGCGGACTGTAGAAGTCCTTGATGGTCCGCTCCGAGACGAGCCGCTCGAGCAGGCCTTCGATCCGATCCAGGCGAGTCTCGATCATTTCCAGCCGGTCCATTGCTCCTCCTGCGGTCGAATCCCTATCGGCCCTGAGCCTCCACCCACAGAGTATCCGCCTCCGGTCCGATTGCGCGCTTCAGGCACCCACGGAACTCGAATTCACTTCGAGGAAGGACGCAGGCCGTGCGCCCTATACCGGACCACCTCTTCGTGTGGGATTTCCCACTGTTTCGAGGTCCCGCAGCCGGCGGCCCGCTTGATGCCCCGGAGCCGGCCCTCGCGACACCAAATCCTAATCACGTTCTCCGTCTTCCCGCAGATCTCGGCCATCTCGGAAATCGAATAGGCCTCCTTGATTTCCCGCTGGGAAACGAACTGCTGGAGCAGGGCCTCGATTAGCAGCAGTCGATCCTCGATCTCGGCCAGCCGGCTCTCGATCGCGGCCAGTCGGCCCTCGGCCTGCCTCGCGACCTCCTCTAACTGCGGCAGTTGAATCTCGATCACTGTCGTGCTCCCAAGTTGCTGCCGTTCACCCCACCCAATTCTCACGTCCCCGTCACTGCCTCTGCCAGAGCCGTTTCAACCGACGAGACGAGCGCTCTGGGTTCGAGGTGGGCGGCTGTTCGGACGACGCAGAGGACTCGGCGGCTCGAAGAGTAGGCGGACAGGGAGAGAGTCTTGGGTGGCATGCGCAGGCACCTCTAAAATCTGTTAGTTTGGTTATCGTTAATCACCCCCGGCCCGATTGCCGGGGGGAAAATGACAGCTGGATCAACCCACCCAGGCCCAGGACTTTCCATTCCTGACCTGCCGGATCGCCGGGACCGAAACGCCGAACCTCTCGGCGAACCTGGTGAGGTCGCCATGGCGGATCTCGGCGGCCTTGATTTCCAGGGCGGCGGCCGCGGTCAACTTGGCCAGCTTGTGTTCCCCGCCACGGATCCGGCGGCCCTTCCGGCAATTCGCCGCATGCGTCAGGTATTGCAAGTTGGAGGCTCGATTGTCCGAGCGCACTCCGTTTTTGTGGTCGACCTCCAACCCCTCTGGGCACTCGCCC
This genomic interval carries:
- a CDS encoding tyrosine-type recombinase/integrase; the encoded protein is MKCFVRVVNGNYHVGFEYAGKQYTHSLRTKSKKEADVRVGVIRDTLYRLESGTLEIPPGADVKSFVVAGGKIVEAPKPIESITLERLRDEYSDARIGVESNTRKTIRIHLNHVAKILGASTSLRTLGLVDVERYAKLRLRKKRNGKPTSGYTTKKELRTLKLAWSWAAERGLAQPPDWEVGSISLPKDRGREPFRTFDQIAKILSRGGVSPEEEDRLWETLYCDSRQVGELLDYVEATAPSPWIVAMVAFVALTGCRRSEMCRSRLEDWDLEAGTVRIREKKRDTSRDVTFREIDVHPRLKQIVATWFAAHPGGPWAISQDGTELNVDQATDHLARLLRDDPRWSKIRGFHTLRHSVASILASKGVDQRYIDRVLGHQTEAMRRRYQHLMPRGVKAAIDELL
- a CDS encoding MerR family transcriptional regulator, whose amino-acid sequence is MDRLEMIETRLDRIEGLLERLVSERTIKDFYSPREVAAIVGRSEFQVREWCLTGRVSAEKMESGHGRSRGWKIAREELDRYRSHGLLPCHSKSTEVRRSQP
- a CDS encoding helix-turn-helix domain-containing protein, producing the protein MIEIQLPQLEEVARQAEGRLAAIESRLAEIEDRLLLIEALLQQFVSQREIKEAYSISEMAEICGKTENVIRIWCREGRLRGIKRAAGCGTSKQWEIPHEEVVRYRAHGLRPSSK
- a CDS encoding NUMOD4 motif-containing HNH endonuclease, producing MISPTRLLPTTFTFPKPANVETWKPIPSAPGYSASSEGQIRNDKSGRILRPTKTPYGYLQVGPKSPGVSPSCLVHRLVAEAFLGECPEGLEVDHKNGVRSDNRASNLQYLTHAANCRKGRRIRGGEHKLAKLTAAAALEIKAAEIRHGDLTRFAERFGVSVPAIRQVRNGKSWAWVG